GACCATACGTAATGAGGTCGTCAATTCTTCCATCTGTAGCCAAGGACGAAGGTAGGCCACCGCTGAATAAGCACCAGGTCGGCCAGCTTGTTCTTCGACGGTGACTTTTGCCTCAACCAACGGGTGCGTGGCTTTCGCATCGTTACCAATCGCATTTGGGTTCACGTACTGATTGATCCAACTGTTCAGCTCACGCTCAACATCGCTTGGATTTAAGTTAGAACCAATGCGGTCACGGCCCATGACTTTGAGGTACTGAGCAATGCGGCTGCTAGCCATCGTATAAGGTAAACGAGCTGAAATTGCGGCGTTTGCGGTTGCATCAGGATCTGTGTAAGTCTTTGGCTTGTGCGTCGTCTGCGCGCCCATAAATACCGCGTAGTTCGTGTTTTTGTAATGCACGAGCGGCAAGAAACCCAGATCACTCAGTTCTTTCTCGCGTTCATCGGTAAAGTTGACCTCAGTCGGGCATTGCTGCAGTAGATCACCGGCATCTGACACGTGCGTAAAGTTCGGTAAGTTTTCAACTTTGCCGCCATTTTCCGTACCACGAATCGCCGTACACCAACCGTATTTTGTGTAGGCTTGAGTCATGAGTAAGCCAAATTCATACGCTGCGTTGCTCCAAACAAACTCGTTGTCTGATGACACAATGGCTTGACCGTTGTCACGTGTTTTCAGCTCTTCAAACGCAAAAGACTTCACTGGCACCGTATCCGCGCCGTAGGGTAAGCGTGCCATTGTCTTAGGTAAGGTCAGCGCTACGTAACGCGAGTCATCGCTTTCACGGAATGCATTCCAACTTGCATACGCTGGCGAGTCAAAGCCTGTAGCGACTGGCTTACCTTCAGCAAAGGTACTGAATGAATTGAAATCGAACATGCCAGCGTTTGCCGCCGCAACAAATGGAGAGTGAGATGCCGACGCGACTTCGCCCATGTAACGAAGCAAGGACACATCTTCATCACCGTAACCAAACTCGTAATCCCCAAGGAGAGCACCGTATGGCTGACCCCCGGCCGTACCAAATTCTTCCTGGTACACCATGTTGAAAAAGCGACTACGATCAATTGCTGGGGCATCTTCGAATTGTTCAAGCAGTTCTTCTTTGGTGTAATCCGCCAGTTTGATCTTTAAATCTGGTCCTAACTCGCTATTTTTAACGAGTTTTTGCAGACCCAGCCAAGACCCTTCCATTTTCTGGAACTCAGCGTTTTGCATCACTGTAGACAACTGCTCAGAGATCTTGCGATCAAGCTGGCCGATGGCTTTCTCAATCGTCAGTGTGAGGTTTTTATCC
Above is a window of Vibrio tubiashii DNA encoding:
- the tssC gene encoding type VI secretion system contractile sheath large subunit, which encodes MSVEQQATQNVAEAEASLSFLDRAISATAQTPVDTTKELLSIMTAQALEGTVTWDKNLTLTIEKAIGQLDRKISEQLSTVMQNAEFQKMEGSWLGLQKLVKNSELGPDLKIKLADYTKEELLEQFEDAPAIDRSRFFNMVYQEEFGTAGGQPYGALLGDYEFGYGDEDVSLLRYMGEVASASHSPFVAAANAGMFDFNSFSTFAEGKPVATGFDSPAYASWNAFRESDDSRYVALTLPKTMARLPYGADTVPVKSFAFEELKTRDNGQAIVSSDNEFVWSNAAYEFGLLMTQAYTKYGWCTAIRGTENGGKVENLPNFTHVSDAGDLLQQCPTEVNFTDEREKELSDLGFLPLVHYKNTNYAVFMGAQTTHKPKTYTDPDATANAAISARLPYTMASSRIAQYLKVMGRDRIGSNLNPSDVERELNSWINQYVNPNAIGNDAKATHPLVEAKVTVEEQAGRPGAYSAVAYLRPWLQMEELTTSLRMVANIPG